The following are encoded together in the Pleurocapsa sp. FMAR1 genome:
- a CDS encoding DUF5615 family PIN-like protein gives MITNDKDFGEKVYREKCPHRGIILMRLQDERSANKINVLQRLFLMYLPRIPDSFVVVTETMVRFRNKF, from the coding sequence TTGATTACCAATGACAAAGACTTTGGGGAAAAGGTTTATCGAGAAAAATGTCCCCACAGAGGAATAATTTTGATGCGTTTGCAAGATGAACGTTCTGCAAATAAAATTAACGTCTTACAGCGTTTGTTTTTAATGTATCTTCCCAGAATTCCTGATAGTTTTGTTGTCGTTACAGAAACAATGGTTCGTTTTCGTAATAAATTTTAA
- a CDS encoding DUF7305 domain-containing protein, translating into MKLLLKTLLQRRARDEGFTLPMVIALGLVMLLLAAVSITTANEENLTAITQNSRSDALAIAEVGVARYRELLDRNRILTVYDSSAWGTQTQICDNLTSFLPGVSKNISLDEDGQILNNDGDSTDSFTIGSYLLVSYDYTNDNPPATSIANGTFNMTNDTANNNARGILTIKGTASDNSEAQIQVDIPIRINLDDVKNLAPALWIGNYDSTTTKLGNLTIGNGNVVITDKATAIDGCRNFPSLATGTRPVISDSRNLPPIAKVSNPTATVPADKGDFEKARDALTGEPSTINTPDNSTTGRLLFGATTHSPFNPDANNTNCSNIKLCRYYYEFGSNISPSHPSNPSSLTSPLVDTDLLTDGVARTTLVLNQSLTINASGRDVKIGSTSPVANDSNAFEIYVNGNNNLEINATGGDVTINGFIHAPNSTLTINGNRKVTINGSVWVKDFVNNRTSTAATTATTISPDMITREPTTDDASTSGRAYRFYSTTARRTARPITGSPTNWKTEQVN; encoded by the coding sequence ATGAAATTATTATTAAAAACTCTATTACAGCGTCGCGCCAGGGACGAGGGTTTTACTCTGCCAATGGTAATTGCCTTGGGTTTGGTGATGCTTCTTTTAGCCGCAGTAAGCATTACCACAGCTAATGAAGAGAATTTAACCGCCATCACTCAAAATTCACGCTCTGATGCTCTGGCGATCGCCGAAGTCGGCGTAGCCCGATATAGAGAATTATTAGATCGTAACCGAATATTAACAGTATATGACTCAAGCGCGTGGGGAACACAAACGCAAATTTGTGATAATTTAACCAGTTTTCTTCCAGGGGTTTCTAAAAACATTAGTCTGGATGAAGATGGTCAGATTCTTAATAATGATGGTGACTCTACAGATAGTTTTACTATTGGCTCTTACTTATTAGTTTCTTATGACTATACCAATGATAATCCTCCTGCTACTTCGATTGCCAACGGTACATTTAATATGACAAATGATACTGCTAATAATAATGCTAGAGGTATTTTAACAATCAAAGGTACAGCATCTGATAACAGTGAAGCGCAAATTCAGGTAGATATTCCCATTCGCATTAATCTCGATGATGTGAAGAATCTTGCCCCTGCTTTATGGATTGGTAATTACGATAGCACCACGACAAAACTGGGTAATTTAACTATCGGCAATGGAAATGTTGTTATTACCGATAAAGCCACAGCAATTGATGGATGTAGAAATTTTCCTAGTTTAGCGACAGGAACAAGACCAGTTATTAGCGACAGTCGCAATTTGCCTCCAATTGCAAAAGTTTCTAATCCAACAGCAACAGTTCCTGCTGATAAGGGAGATTTTGAAAAAGCGAGAGATGCTCTTACTGGTGAACCAAGTACAATAAATACTCCCGATAATAGTACAACAGGGCGATTGCTTTTTGGTGCTACTACACATTCCCCATTTAACCCAGATGCCAATAATACTAATTGCTCCAATATCAAATTGTGTCGCTACTATTATGAATTTGGATCTAATATTTCACCTTCACATCCATCTAACCCTTCGTCTCTAACTTCACCGTTGGTAGATACAGATTTATTAACTGATGGAGTTGCTAGAACCACCTTGGTACTAAATCAATCTCTTACTATCAATGCATCTGGTAGAGATGTAAAAATTGGTAGTACTAGTCCCGTTGCCAATGATTCAAATGCTTTTGAAATATACGTCAATGGCAATAACAACCTTGAAATCAATGCTACTGGTGGAGATGTCACCATTAACGGCTTTATCCATGCCCCTAATAGTACCTTAACTATTAATGGAAATAGAAAAGTCACTATTAATGGCTCTGTTTGGGTTAAAGATTTCGTTAATAATAGAACATCAACAGCAGCAACTACAGCAACTACTATTTCTCCAGACATGATCACCAGAGAACCTACCACCGATGATGCTTCCACTTCAGGTAGAGCTTACAGATTTTATAGCACAACCGCCCGCAGAACCGCCAGACCAATAACTGGTAGCCCAACTAACTGGAAAACGGAGCAGGTAAATTAA
- a CDS encoding pilus assembly FimT family protein produces MWRLSLMSLYAARKSNSGFTLIEMLVTIIIIGVIAAIATPNFLGLLNRNRVNQAQRQVEGALKEAQRQAMRKGKQCSINVNITDSTISGGCLLSNRELNTDSYKIQLNSTTTPITFSGKGNITGATPLLVVSIPNGTDSRKCVVIDSLLGSQRSGDYSEAIAAGATPVYANCQ; encoded by the coding sequence ATGTGGAGATTATCCCTGATGTCGCTTTACGCTGCCCGTAAATCTAACTCTGGTTTTACCTTAATTGAAATGCTCGTCACAATTATCATTATTGGGGTAATTGCGGCGATCGCTACTCCTAACTTTCTTGGCTTGCTCAATCGCAATCGAGTCAATCAGGCACAAAGGCAAGTAGAAGGAGCGTTAAAAGAAGCTCAAAGACAAGCTATGCGTAAAGGGAAGCAATGTTCTATTAATGTTAATATTACTGATAGTACTATTTCTGGTGGATGCTTGTTAAGCAATAGAGAATTAAACACCGATAGTTACAAAATTCAACTAAACTCTACTACAACCCCAATTACTTTTTCAGGTAAAGGCAATATAACTGGGGCAACTCCTCTTTTAGTTGTATCTATTCCTAATGGCACAGATTCGCGAAAATGTGTGGTTATAGATAGTCTATTGGGTTCGCAGAGATCGGGAGATTATTCTGAAGCTATCGCTGCGGGTGCAACACCTGTATATGCTAATTGTCAATAA
- a CDS encoding pilus assembly FimT family protein, giving the protein MLQSAKKSDRGYTLTELMIVLVIIGIIAAIAVPNFLGLLSRIRLQGALQQLLGAINETQRLAMVRGKSCQINIDPNTKKITANAGCLLSDRNLNDEITVRSNFTGATNITFSYRGSTTRMGTIVLSSDYTDLQKCFVIALGTGIKRVGDYNGSKTGSVSGSNCQTE; this is encoded by the coding sequence ATGCTACAGTCAGCAAAAAAAAGCGATCGCGGTTATACTTTGACAGAACTGATGATTGTTCTTGTTATTATTGGGATTATAGCTGCGATCGCTGTTCCTAACTTTCTTGGTTTACTTAGTCGTATTAGATTGCAAGGAGCATTACAGCAGCTATTAGGGGCAATCAATGAAACTCAGCGGTTAGCTATGGTTCGAGGTAAATCCTGTCAAATCAATATAGACCCCAATACTAAAAAAATCACTGCCAATGCGGGCTGTTTACTAAGCGATCGCAATCTAAATGACGAAATAACTGTCCGCAGCAATTTTACAGGCGCAACAAATATTACCTTTTCCTATAGAGGCAGCACTACCAGAATGGGAACTATTGTTTTATCTTCAGACTATACTGACTTACAAAAATGCTTTGTAATTGCTTTGGGTACTGGTATTAAAAGAGTTGGTGACTATAACGGCAGTAAGACTGGTTCTGTTTCTGGCAGCAACTGCCAGACAGAATAA
- a CDS encoding Txe/YoeB family addiction module toxin: MNANRKIIFNQRFREDLGWWFRKDKAKAKKILDLIEAVTKDPFKGIGKPEPLKHIASDVWSRRITQEHRLVYRVTERFVEFLQARYHY; this comes from the coding sequence ATAAATGCCAACCGTAAGATTATCTTTAACCAAAGGTTTCGAGAAGATTTAGGCTGGTGGTTTAGAAAAGACAAGGCTAAAGCAAAGAAAATTCTAGATTTAATAGAAGCAGTGACTAAAGATCCATTCAAAGGTATTGGCAAGCCTGAACCCTTGAAGCATATAGCAAGTGATGTTTGGTCGAGAAGAATTACTCAGGAACATAGATTAGTTTATCGAGTAACCGAAAGATTTGTCGAATTTTTGCAAGCTAGATATCATTATTAG
- a CDS encoding type II toxin-antitoxin system Phd/YefM family antitoxin → MFPISTSYTDARQNLATLLNRIEQENAIALITRRGHKDIAILPADELTAILESLHLLRSPKNAERLFAALEESRVRDGLPDELIESEGLSELIDKCQP, encoded by the coding sequence ATGTTTCCTATATCTACTTCCTATACCGATGCCAGACAAAATTTGGCTACCTTGTTGAATCGAATTGAACAGGAAAATGCGATCGCTCTTATTACCAGAAGAGGGCATAAAGATATTGCCATTTTACCTGCTGATGAACTGACTGCTATTTTAGAGAGTTTGCATTTACTGCGATCGCCTAAAAATGCCGAGCGATTGTTTGCAGCTTTAGAGGAGTCGAGAGTTCGGGATGGACTGCCAGATGAATTAATTGAGAGCGAAGGTTTGTCAGAATTAATCGATAAATGCCAACCGTAA
- a CDS encoding type II toxin-antitoxin system VapC family toxin gives MIVLDTHIFVWLNQNDPRLTNYHRQVIEKEREYGLGISTISLIEIARLVSAERIILPLPIQEWFEIALSQEGIILISITPAIAVEAQTLPGDFHKDPADRIIVATARVSNISVVTVDKKILDYSFVKTIAPNIS, from the coding sequence ATGATTGTACTAGATACTCATATTTTTGTGTGGTTGAATCAAAACGATCCTAGATTGACCAATTATCATCGTCAGGTTATTGAAAAAGAAAGAGAATATGGACTAGGAATTTCTACTATCAGTCTGATTGAGATAGCCAGACTGGTTAGTGCTGAAAGAATTATTCTTCCTTTACCGATTCAAGAATGGTTTGAAATCGCCTTGTCACAAGAAGGAATAATTTTAATTAGTATCACTCCTGCGATCGCAGTTGAGGCACAAACTTTACCAGGTGATTTTCATAAAGATCCAGCAGATAGGATAATTGTGGCTACAGCAAGGGTATCTAATATTTCTGTTGTCACAGTTGACAAAAAAATACTTGACTATTCTTTTGTCAAGACTATTGCGCCTAATATCAGCTAA